Below is a window of Synechococcus sp. RSCCF101 DNA.
GTCTAGCGCGTCTCTGGATTGTTGTGTCCTCTTGGCCTGGATAGGTGACGGATTGAAACAGCAGGCCGACTCTGCAGTGACATCGCCGGCCCTCAGGTCTTCGGTGGAGAGCTAGCACCTCAGTGGAGCGACCCAGCAGACAACCAGGCCCGACAGGGCGATCAGCAAGGGCCCAACTGCCTTCAGCCAGCGGGGCCCTTGTGCTCTCAGCCGATCGGAATGGTCAGTGCTTCTGAGGCTTCTTCCTTGGCCTTCTTGGGCAACTGGATCACCAGTTGCCCATCCTTGGCTGTCGCGGTCAGCGCAGACGCATCGACGTTGTCTGGGATGGTGAAGCTTCGATGGAAACTACCATGGAAGCACTCCATCCGGTGCACCTGGCCACTGTCGTCGTCCCACTCCTGGTGACGTTCCCCTTTGATGCTAAGGACACCATCTTCAAGGGTGATGGAGAGGTCGTCCTTGTCGACACCTGGTAGGTCGGCGTTGATCGTGAAGCAATCGTCCTTCTCGACGATATCAACACGTGGATTCCACTCCTGTGGGGTCAACCAATCTCGGCCCGCACCCCCGAACGCTCGAGCGGTGCGGTCAAAGAGATCATCGATCTCCCGAAGTGGCGATTGCCAACGCATGAGTTTCACAGCTTGATCCTCCGTTTACAGTGCTAAAGGCAGCGAGGATCCCCATAGAGCGTCTGTCCACGCCACCTAGACTCAAGTAATACTCTGCACCCGCTGCGCTGTCTGATCAAGGCTGCTTCGATGAAGAAAGCCGTACTGTTTGGGCAGGTATACACACCATAGAAGATTTCCGGAGTACAAAGGGAATCGTAGATTGCCCTGCACATGCCTGAGTAAGCGAGAATGGACCACGCTCTGTACCCGCGGGGCAACCTGATGCAGAGGTAACAGCGGCCGTTACACGACTACATATCAGGAAGCGCGTATGGCTGCTCGCTCCCATGCATGAATCGCCTCCTTCCGTGCAATCCAGGGTTGCTCTTGCCCTGTCCAGCGATGACTGAGCACCTCTCGTCTCCACTCTGGGCTGATCGTCAGCAGGCGGGTCGTGCTCTGGCCACCGTCTTCGCGGGGGATGACCGATTCGAGAGTGACTCGTCCTGCATCGTGGGTCTGCCGCGCGGCGGGGTTCCCGTTGCGGCGGCGATGGCCCAACAGCTGGGTAGACCCCTCCTCACCTGGTCTGTACGCAAGATTGCCGATCCGATGTGGCCAGAGGTCGCCCTGGGTGCCGTCGCCCCAGGTGGCGTGGTGGTGTGGCGCAACGGTGGTGGAGCTGTATGGCGTGCCACAACGGCGATCAGACACGGCTGGTTGCGGGAGCAGCAGCAGGAGCTTGAGCGCCGTCAGCAGTTGTATGGCGATCCAGCTGGACGGTTGTTGACTGGGCGCCACCTCGTTGTCGTGGATGACGGGGTCGCGACCGGTATGACGGTCAAAGCAGCCTTGCTGTCCCTGAGGAGAGTCGGTCCAGCATCACTGGTTCTCGCCGTACCCGTTGTGGATCGTGTCGTGGCACGACAACTGAAGCAACTAGTAGATCACCTCCTTGTGCTTGCTTCAGTTCCGAATCTTGTGTCCGTCGGTGAGTGGTACGAACAGTTTGCCCAACTCACCGACACAGAAGTACGCGCTCTCTTGACGTCTCACAATCACGATCACTAGAAGGCTCCTGGCGGAGGCGACAGTGATGTTGGTGCATCCATCGAGACCCTGGCCTCCACCGGTGGCCCGAGCAGCGTCAAGGATCTCGAACGCATCAGTGTCTGTAGGCGGGCTGGTGAAGCGCGGTCTCCTCGTCCACGCTGCCGCCTTGCTGGTGAGCAGCGGCTCCGGCAATGCAACCACGGGCGTATGTGATCAACGCCGATACCCTGGTGCTGCGCAACGGATTCGGGTAGCGCATGGCTTATATCGATGCCCCGCTGCGCGCTGAGCCCAGTGTCCTGAGGTCCAGGGCCTCCGCTGGATTGTGACCACTGGCGTACGCATCGAGCCGATCTCCAACGACCAGTACGGCCGCACCGTGGCAAAGGTGATGACCTGATGGGGATGGCCAGAAGGAGAATTACACCGAATGACTGTCTGCCAGTGAAAGTCACGGATGCAAGCAGTGGCGGTTGTGTTCATCTACTCCCATCGACGATGACCGGTGGGTTGCCGCCGCTGCCGGGCACACCTGGCACAACTGCCGTCTGACCGTTCCACTGGTCAAGGAAGAGTTTGTACAGTACGCGCTCATCAAGACTGGCGGCCAGGGTGCGGAACTTCTTGGCCTCTTCGTTGGCGATGCGAACCTCAGTCTGCGCTTTCAGTAGGCGCTGCTGAGCAATCTGTTTCTCTTCGATGGCCGCTCGGTATTCCTCGGCAATCTGCAGGCCGGTAAGATCAAGGCCCATCACGCTGACATAACCGAAACGCTCCAACTCATCGCCAACCTGATCCTCAACCTTCTCGGAAATGCTTCCCCATTCCGCGGCGATAGTGACCAGTTCGTACTGGGTGAAGACAGACTTCAACGCTTTGAGTAGTGATGGCTTCACTATCTTCGGATAGACGTTAGCGTCCTGCGAAGCAATTTGCTTATACACCCGCCCGGCCTCATCCGGGATGAGGGCGTACTTCACGGTCGCAGTGGCCTGGATGACCTGGAGATCCTTCGTCAGACTGGCAAATTCCTCAGGTTGCACCTGGGTTTTGATCGAGAAGCGGTGCACGTTCTGAAGAAAAGGGATCTTGACATGTAAGCCCGCCGATCTCGAGCTGCCGGTGACCTTTCCCAGCGTGGTGACCACGGCAACGTTGCCTGCGCGAACGACGAAGAGCGACTGGCTCAAGAGCACACCAGCTGTAAGGGCGGTGATCCCCAGGCGGGCTCCCCGTCGGGGTCTCCATCGACCTGCCCCACTGACCAGACGAGGGATGCGGGTCTGTTTCACTGATGCCCCCTAAAATCGTCTATCTATGTTGTAGACCCATCTGGCAGATCTGACAGCCAACCACTGAGATGCAGTGATCCTGCAGATCCCTCCTCATGAAGCCAGAGGTGTTGAGGCGGTCTCTAAGCATCCTCACTCACCATGTTGGTCAGTAGATCGGTATCCTCAATCGCTGTTGAATAACTTCGGACGACTCGACACCTGGTTCAGCCTGAGCCAGTCCGCCAGCTTGGTATGCCGTCGCCGCGAACGATGGTTCCTGACTGCCATCGCCAGAGCCTTCTTCTGGCCCACCAGAACCACCAGCTTCTTGCCGCGCGTGATGCCGGTGTACACCAGGTTGCGCTGGAGCATGGTGTAGTGCTGCGTGAGCAGCGGGATCACCACAGCCGGGTACTCGCTGCCCTGGCTCTTGTGAATCGTGCAGGCGTAGGCCGGCACCAGGTTGTCCAGCTCTCCCCAGCCGTAGACCACTTCGCGAGCATCGAACCGCACCGTCAGTTCGCTGGCATCGGCATCGATCGCTGCAACGGTGCCCACATCCCCATTGAAGACCTCCTTCTCGTAGTCGTTGGCCATCTGCATCACCTTGTCTCCGGGTGCAAAGCGCCAGCCGAAGCGTTCGACCTGTTCTGCCGGATCGGGGTTGAGCAGTGATTGCAGCTCGATGTTCAACGAGCGTGAGCCGCAGCCGCCACGGGCCATCGGTGTGAGCACCTGAACCTGGCCGATCGGATCGAGGCCGAATCGGGCCGGAATTCGCTGTCCCACCACTTTGAGGATCAGCTCCACTGCCTGCTCCGGCGTCTCGGCAGGCAGGAAGTAGAAGTCCGTTGTGGCCTCAGGCGGCGGCGGGCGCAGGTCGGGGATGGAGCCGGCATTGATGGTGTGCGCGGTGGTGATGATGCGGCTGCTGGCGGCCTGCCGGAACACCTCGCTGAGCCGGGCGACCGGCACCGCGCCGCTGTTGATCAGATCGGCCAGCACCTGCCCGGGTCCGACGGAGGGCAGTTGGTCCACATCCCCCACCAGCAGCAGGGCCGCTTCACGAGGGACGGCGGCCAGGAGCGATGCCATCAGGGGGACATCCACCATCGAGGTTTCATCGACCACCACCAGATCCGCCTCCAGCGGCAGCTCACCGTTGCGCTTGAAGCCAAAGGCCGTCGGATCGAACTCCAGCAGCCGGTGGATCGTTTTGGCCTCCAGCCCGGTGGTTTCGCTCAGCCGCTTGGCTGCCCGGCCGGTGGGGGCGCAGAGCTGAATGCGGAGCTTCTTGACCGCCAGGATCTGGAGGATGGCGTTGATGAGGGTGGTCTTGCCCACGCCAGGACCACCGGTGATCACCAGCAGCCTGGAGCCCAGAGCCTGGCGAACGGCAATCTTCTGGCTCTCCGCCAGTTCGATGCCCAGGCGCTGCTCGACCCAGGGGATGGCTCTTTCGGCATCGATCGTTCCCCACGCCGGCTCACCCTGGTTGAGGCTGCTGATTGCGGTGGCGATCGCCTGCTCGTCCCGGTGCAGGTGAAACAGGAAGATCGCCGGTTGCCCCTCCAGCTCGTCTGCCACCACCGAGCCCTCGCTCAGCTCCAGATCCAGGGCGCTCTGGATCAGGCTGGTCTCCAGACGGACGCGGCTGCTCGCGCCGGTCTCATCGGTGCGCTCGACGGAGAGCAGTTCAGCGGCCAGGTCGAGCAGCTCGGCGGTGGGCAGACCGCAGTGGCCCTCGCCGCTGGCTTCCATCAGCGCGTAGCTGATGCCGGCCCGCAGGCGGATCATGGCTGTGGGGTCGATCCCGAGCCGCCCGGCGATGGCATCGGCTGTGCGGAAGCCGATGCCGCGGATGTCGCGCGCCAGGCGGTAGGGGTTCTCCGCCATCACCTGCACGGCGTCATTGCCGTACGTCTTGAAGATCCGGACCGCACGGGCGGTGCCGACGCCATGGCTGTGGAGGAACACCATGATTTCGCGCACCACCTTCTGATCGGCCCAGGCCTGGGCGATGCGGCCTGCGCGCACCTTGCCGATGCCGGGCACCTCCCTCAGGCGTTCGGAGGCGTGCTCGATCACATCGAACACCTCCGCCCCGAAGGCGCTCACCAGCTTGCTGGCGTAGATGGGGCCGATGCCGCGGATCATCCCAGAGCCCAGGTACTTCTCGATGCCTTCCGCCGTGGTTGGAGCCGACGCCTTGAGGAAGGACGCCTTGAACTGCTGACCGTGCTGCCGGTCGTTCACCCAGGTGCCACTGGCTGTGATCCATTCGCCAGCGCTGATCTCGGCGGCATGGCCCACGAGCGTGACCAGATCGCGGTGGCCGCGCGCCTTGATGCGCAGAACGCAGAAGCCGTTGGCTGGGTTGTGGAAGGTGACGCGCTCGATCGCACCGGCCAGCACCTCAGTCGACTGCCCCTGTGGCCCGGATGCGTGAGGAGGGCCGGCCATGCAGGAGAGCCGCTGCATTCCCAGCCTGCATCAACAGCACCCGAAAGCAGCCTGGGCTGCTGCTCCCGTGATCGCAAAGCATTCGCAGGACCGATTGATCTAACGCACGTTGTGAGGTGCACAGTCTCGCGATAGGGCTCTCCAGCTCAGTTGCGGATCATGTCGTTCTATGCACAGATTATTGCTGACCACGCTGACATCGCAACATGCTGCCTGGTCTCAGTCTTCTCTCAGTCGTTTCAGAGTCCCTCCGCTGCAATCGATCTGATGTCTGACAGTTGTCACCACCGCAGGGGTTCACTCGCCGTTCACCGATGCAGCTGTCTGCTGTGCCCATTTTGACGGTGATCACCTGCATGATGGATGAAGAGGTTCCGTGCATGTGGTCTGTCCGCCTGCACACAATAGTGGAGACCGGATCATGAAGTCCTCAATGACACTCACCCTCAACGACCAGTTTGCCATCGAGCAGATGTCGCGAGCCGTTGAATCAACAGATGATCTGCAGGCCATCAAGCAGCTCACTCAGCAGTTGATCAGGGCCTGGTTCCTGCAGCGGGCCGCGACCCGCTGGCTGATTCGGCAGCAGCTCTGAGAGGTTGATTGGACGTCTCTGATCTGCCTTCCTCAGCTGTTCTGAGGCCTGTCGTTAGCGCGCTCGTACAGATCCGCCGTCGCATCCGGCGTGAAGCGGGCGTAGCTGTGTAGATGCACCTCGATGGTGTGCCCCATGGCCTGGGCGATGTTGGCGATCGGCAGACCGAGGGCGTGGCTGCGTTTGGCATAGCGGTGCCGGAAGGCGTAGGGGGTGAGCTGCTCTGCCTGTTGCTCCGCCTGTGTTCGCAGGTTGTTCCAGCAGTCCTGCCGCCGGAGATAGGTCCCGACGGCCTCTCCTCCTTTCCCCTCCTTCCCAAGCGCTGGCAGCGCAGCCCCCAGGGCAACGCAGTCCTGCAGGTTCCAGTAGACTGGATCTACGCTGGAATCCCGGAGCAGCAGAGCGTGGAGACGACGTGGCTCTGTTCGCTCGCCTTTGCGCCCACCTTTGCTCTTGCGGTACGTCGTCCATAGCTCCGGGCCATGGGTTCCCTCCTTGATGCAGAGGTGCCTCAGCTCCTCTGGCCTGAGCCCGTAGACCGCCAGCAGTCTGATGGCGTACCGCCAGCGTTCACCAGCTGAGTCCCGAGGCAGTGCGTCCAGCAGCTCCAGGATCTGTTGATCGGTGAGGGTGACGTGGACCCCGGAAACCGGTCCAGGGTGAATGAGAGTCCTCAGCCGGCCAGACTGGGCCGTGGAGCTCACTATGAAACGAATCCTTCCCACACCACAGTAGATCTCCCGCAAACTCACCTGGGAGCTGCACCATGACCATGACCACCCACTCTCATTAAGCCTGGACCAATAAAGGAGGTCACGTCAATCCTCTGCTGAACAACGTGACGAGCCACAGCAGGTAGACGTATAGTCTCACCACCCGCATGCAGATGTCATGAATGAATTGGTTCAAGATATCTGTCTAAAGTCTCGATCAAAATCTCCATTTGTGATCGGTGTCTCCGGGATCGACGGATCAGGAAAGGGATATATCAGCAGTCTGATTGCAACAAGGCTGAGAGAGAGCAACCGGTCAGTGGAGGTCATTGGCATTGACGGCTGGCTTGCCAGGCCATGCGAGAGGTTCAGCAAGACCGATCCAGCTCAGCATTTTCTTGACCATGGCATCAGATTGCATGATTTCTATCATCTTGTTTTTGCTCCCCTTTCGCAAACAGGTTTTTTGGATCTCATAACCCAACACTCAGGACCAGGCAACGA
It encodes the following:
- a CDS encoding Hsp20/alpha crystallin family protein, which encodes MRWQSPLREIDDLFDRTARAFGGAGRDWLTPQEWNPRVDIVEKDDCFTINADLPGVDKDDLSITLEDGVLSIKGERHQEWDDDSGQVHRMECFHGSFHRSFTIPDNVDASALTATAKDGQLVIQLPKKAKEEASEALTIPIG
- a CDS encoding ATP-dependent RecD-like DNA helicase — its product is MAGPPHASGPQGQSTEVLAGAIERVTFHNPANGFCVLRIKARGHRDLVTLVGHAAEISAGEWITASGTWVNDRQHGQQFKASFLKASAPTTAEGIEKYLGSGMIRGIGPIYASKLVSAFGAEVFDVIEHASERLREVPGIGKVRAGRIAQAWADQKVVREIMVFLHSHGVGTARAVRIFKTYGNDAVQVMAENPYRLARDIRGIGFRTADAIAGRLGIDPTAMIRLRAGISYALMEASGEGHCGLPTAELLDLAAELLSVERTDETGASSRVRLETSLIQSALDLELSEGSVVADELEGQPAIFLFHLHRDEQAIATAISSLNQGEPAWGTIDAERAIPWVEQRLGIELAESQKIAVRQALGSRLLVITGGPGVGKTTLINAILQILAVKKLRIQLCAPTGRAAKRLSETTGLEAKTIHRLLEFDPTAFGFKRNGELPLEADLVVVDETSMVDVPLMASLLAAVPREAALLLVGDVDQLPSVGPGQVLADLINSGAVPVARLSEVFRQAASSRIITTAHTINAGSIPDLRPPPPEATTDFYFLPAETPEQAVELILKVVGQRIPARFGLDPIGQVQVLTPMARGGCGSRSLNIELQSLLNPDPAEQVERFGWRFAPGDKVMQMANDYEKEVFNGDVGTVAAIDADASELTVRFDAREVVYGWGELDNLVPAYACTIHKSQGSEYPAVVIPLLTQHYTMLQRNLVYTGITRGKKLVVLVGQKKALAMAVRNHRSRRRHTKLADWLRLNQVSSRPKLFNSD
- a CDS encoding prohibitin family protein — encoded protein: MGITALTAGVLLSQSLFVVRAGNVAVVTTLGKVTGSSRSAGLHVKIPFLQNVHRFSIKTQVQPEEFASLTKDLQVIQATATVKYALIPDEAGRVYKQIASQDANVYPKIVKPSLLKALKSVFTQYELVTIAAEWGSISEKVEDQVGDELERFGYVSVMGLDLTGLQIAEEYRAAIEEKQIAQQRLLKAQTEVRIANEEAKKFRTLAASLDERVLYKLFLDQWNGQTAVVPGVPGSGGNPPVIVDGSR
- a CDS encoding phosphoribosyltransferase; its protein translation is MTEHLSSPLWADRQQAGRALATVFAGDDRFESDSSCIVGLPRGGVPVAAAMAQQLGRPLLTWSVRKIADPMWPEVALGAVAPGGVVVWRNGGGAVWRATTAIRHGWLREQQQELERRQQLYGDPAGRLLTGRHLVVVDDGVATGMTVKAALLSLRRVGPASLVLAVPVVDRVVARQLKQLVDHLLVLASVPNLVSVGEWYEQFAQLTDTEVRALLTSHNHDH
- a CDS encoding tyrosine-type recombinase/integrase, whose protein sequence is MREIYCGVGRIRFIVSSTAQSGRLRTLIHPGPVSGVHVTLTDQQILELLDALPRDSAGERWRYAIRLLAVYGLRPEELRHLCIKEGTHGPELWTTYRKSKGGRKGERTEPRRLHALLLRDSSVDPVYWNLQDCVALGAALPALGKEGKGGEAVGTYLRRQDCWNNLRTQAEQQAEQLTPYAFRHRYAKRSHALGLPIANIAQAMGHTIEVHLHSYARFTPDATADLYERANDRPQNS